A genomic region of Candidatus Aminicenantes bacterium contains the following coding sequences:
- the rpsT gene encoding 30S ribosomal protein S20, with protein sequence MAKHVSAVRAQRHSVRRTKINKTNTSTLRTEVKKVRSLVEDQDKETAKKALPRAYSVIDRSVKKGTIHANTGARYKSRLSRQVDAVKPDPAK encoded by the coding sequence ATGGCCAAGCATGTTTCCGCGGTCCGCGCCCAGCGCCACAGCGTCCGCCGCACCAAAATCAACAAGACGAACACGTCCACGCTCAGGACCGAGGTCAAGAAAGTCCGCTCGCTTGTCGAGGATCAGGATAAAGAGACCGCCAAGAAGGCTCTGCCGCGCGCTTATTCGGTAATCGACCGCTCGGTCAAGAAGGGCACCATCCACGCCAACACCGGCGCCCGCTATAAATCCCGCCTCAGCCGTCAGGTCGACGCCGTCAAGCCCGACCCCGCGAAGTGA